ggcggcagcggcggcggatccAGTGGAGGAGAGCGACAACGAAGAGGGGGCAGTGGAGTCGATCAGTCAAGCGAAATCGAATTTGTCGAGGAGAAAAAAGATCATAAACGCAAAGATTGTCAAGCTTGTGGGAGTGAAGAGCGGGGAGGGCCGTAAGCCCAAGACCATGACCGAGGACGACGTCGCGGCGGCGGCCGTGTACAGAGCCAAGGGCGAGGAAGCGCACAGGATCCAGGACCGGAAGGCGGAGCTGGACGCCGTGATCAAGTGGATCGCCACGGGAGATCCCGAAGCAATCGAGGTCTCGGACCAGTGGATGGCCGAAAATGTGGAGGCCATGAAGCTGGAGCCAAAAGATCCTACCGACTGGCCGGCCGAACGAGCCAAGGACTACCGTGAATTCTGGGATCTTCTATGGGCCGGCTCCTTCGGTAAATGGGAGGACATCAGTAAGCAAACCCAAATCTTTCCCCTATCTACCTCCTGATCAATTGCTCTTGGAAATATCTAACCAAATAGTCTTGATCGATTGACATCAATCTGCAGCGCTTATCCAACCCATGCGGT
The sequence above is a segment of the Triticum dicoccoides isolate Atlit2015 ecotype Zavitan chromosome 1A, WEW_v2.0, whole genome shotgun sequence genome. Coding sequences within it:
- the LOC119357874 gene encoding translation initiation factor IF-2-like, coding for MAETQEEIDSYIEPYWADRMEAFLEEEEAAEEAERRESGSGGEMKKRKTAAGVGSKKAAAAADPVEESDNEEGAVESISQAKSNLSRRKKIINAKIVKLVGVKSGEGRKPKTMTEDDVAAAAVYRAKGEEAHRIQDRKAELDAVIKWIATGDPEAIEVSDQWMAENVEAMKLEPKDPTDWPAERAKDYREFWDLLWAGSFGKWEDITLIQPMRYTDEKPPQDVYPVRTLQVFSVKVAAIAEELGWPLDVSGIVAARDSLDHNRNIIFRRQRDN